Proteins encoded in a region of the Spiribacter sp. 1M189 genome:
- a CDS encoding glycosyltransferase yields MIRDSHQPKVLIAAGDGHITEIEMIKGLRREGINIHAALESTSPHLEDLEASGVPVRTLDLRSNIDLRNARQIRRWIKQEHFDIAHGLANRQVANFITASYGLPNNVIAYRGAIGHVSRWDPSCYIKWLNPRIDKIICVSKAVERDLAANGVRSDKLITIYKGHDLAWYEKLDPHAARRSVNDEFSIPDSAVLIGIAANMRPVKGADLLLMAMLELPDHVHALLIGEARDPQLETLAADPRIRDRVHFTGFRKDAPRLIGALDINTAPSRGREGLTKTVIEGMAQQVPAVVSTAGGLPELVDDGITGRVIAIDDLNGLIDALLSLVECGDLRQRMGLAAKTVIKEKINIERTISSTAEIYRTIESNGASKFDR; encoded by the coding sequence ATGATTCGGGACAGCCACCAACCGAAGGTTCTCATCGCGGCCGGTGATGGCCACATCACCGAGATCGAGATGATTAAAGGACTGCGCCGGGAAGGCATTAATATCCACGCGGCACTCGAGTCCACTTCACCCCATCTAGAAGATTTAGAGGCCAGTGGCGTCCCAGTTCGGACACTGGATCTGCGGAGCAATATCGACCTACGGAACGCCCGTCAGATCCGCCGCTGGATAAAGCAAGAACACTTCGACATCGCCCACGGCCTGGCGAATCGCCAGGTCGCCAACTTCATCACCGCCAGCTATGGCCTGCCAAACAACGTCATTGCCTATCGCGGCGCCATCGGACACGTTTCCCGGTGGGATCCTAGCTGCTATATCAAATGGTTAAATCCACGGATCGATAAAATCATCTGCGTATCAAAGGCGGTTGAACGCGATCTTGCCGCCAACGGCGTGAGATCCGACAAACTCATCACGATCTACAAAGGCCACGACCTCGCCTGGTACGAGAAGCTGGATCCCCATGCCGCCCGCCGGTCAGTCAATGACGAATTCAGCATTCCGGATAGCGCCGTTTTAATCGGCATCGCAGCCAATATGCGGCCAGTCAAGGGGGCCGATCTCCTGCTGATGGCAATGCTCGAGCTCCCGGACCATGTCCATGCACTGCTCATCGGCGAGGCCCGCGACCCACAACTCGAAACACTTGCTGCCGATCCCCGTATCCGCGATCGAGTCCACTTCACTGGCTTCCGGAAAGATGCTCCGCGCCTAATCGGCGCACTCGACATCAACACCGCACCGTCCAGGGGTCGCGAAGGCCTGACCAAGACGGTGATTGAAGGTATGGCCCAGCAAGTCCCCGCGGTCGTCTCTACGGCCGGCGGCCTACCGGAACTCGTGGATGACGGAATAACCGGTCGTGTCATCGCGATCGACGACCTGAACGGGCTTATCGACGCGCTGCTATCGCTGGTTGAGTGCGGTGATCTTCGTCAGAGAATGGGGCTGGCCGCAAAGACCGTCATAAAAGAAAAAATTAATATAGAACGAACTATAAGTTCAACCGCAGAAATATATCGCACTATCGAGTCAAATGGAGCATCTAAATTTGACCGATAA
- a CDS encoding glycosyltransferase family 8 protein, protein MTDKKIHIAAATDSNYAQHICVLSTSVLCNSKDPGNIFFHILDCGIKKAEKNLIADNIRGFSGNVYFLEVDAHQLSALPNTRHTKASYARLFAPDLLPREISRLIYLDSDIIVLDDVSGLYTFPLDGKIIAAARDFSTSSGERLGLGHGNYFNSGVLLLDLNQWRERSLSDVIKGHLIEAPSAFHFADQDALNITFSSSWKELPPRWNTQLGVYNSRREKWAGLGFKKDDLAAALRNPAIVHYINNSKPWLYKSTHPLKSLYWHYLQMTPFRDYRYPDKNIRTMIKKSIDLKRIAKGIRCRRAFAGRI, encoded by the coding sequence TTGACCGATAAGAAAATCCATATTGCTGCTGCAACTGACTCAAACTATGCCCAGCATATTTGCGTACTCTCGACATCTGTCCTTTGCAATTCAAAAGATCCCGGCAATATATTTTTCCATATCCTGGACTGCGGCATAAAAAAGGCCGAAAAAAACTTAATCGCTGACAATATAAGAGGTTTCTCCGGCAACGTTTATTTCCTTGAGGTTGACGCACACCAACTATCGGCACTGCCCAATACAAGGCATACTAAGGCATCTTATGCACGGTTGTTTGCACCCGACCTACTACCACGCGAGATCTCGCGACTAATCTATCTTGATTCGGATATCATCGTCCTCGACGATGTCTCGGGACTTTATACTTTCCCGCTCGACGGTAAAATAATCGCTGCTGCCAGGGACTTTTCCACATCCTCCGGCGAAAGGCTAGGTCTCGGGCATGGGAACTACTTTAACTCCGGCGTCCTCTTGCTGGATCTGAACCAATGGCGGGAAAGAAGTCTAAGCGATGTGATAAAAGGGCATTTGATAGAGGCTCCTAGTGCCTTTCACTTCGCTGATCAGGATGCCCTCAACATCACTTTCAGCAGCTCATGGAAGGAACTCCCCCCCCGCTGGAATACACAGCTTGGCGTCTATAATAGCCGTCGAGAAAAGTGGGCGGGGCTTGGATTCAAAAAGGACGATCTTGCAGCAGCATTGAGAAACCCAGCAATCGTTCACTACATCAATAACAGCAAACCGTGGCTATATAAATCAACGCATCCTTTAAAAAGTCTTTATTGGCACTACCTACAGATGACTCCGTTCCGCGACTATCGCTATCCGGACAAGAACATCCGCACCATGATTAAAAAATCCATCGACCTGAAGCGGATTGCAAAAGGAATCAGATGCCGAAGGGCGTTCGCGGGGAGAATATGA
- a CDS encoding glycosyltransferase family 8 protein — MKKLDVVLSADERYAEHLSVVLVSTLMNCSDPGRIRFTILDGGLHPETADRLSALVEGYGANMVLSSQSQALYQNFPVNAERMSVAAYYRISIAEILPSDVARALYLDCDLVIERDILELVTFSIDHDMAVAAVEDISRTPAYQRLDIPPHHYFNSGVLLLNLPYWRRHSIGEQVRQFKDRFAEKLTTNDQCALNGVLWDRWVRMPLLWNQQSGVYRRRMRRSGITGYSEADFRQAIKSPGIIHYVGARKPWGAVCPHPLRDRYHYYRARTPWPYRRKASMSEYLVRVRKAHHYLKGAYYRRQYVGGAGGRGQSPN; from the coding sequence ATGAAGAAATTGGATGTTGTACTGAGCGCAGACGAGCGGTACGCCGAGCATCTTTCTGTCGTTCTAGTCTCTACGCTCATGAACTGTTCCGACCCGGGCCGAATCCGATTCACAATACTTGACGGCGGCCTTCATCCGGAAACCGCAGACCGGCTGTCTGCACTGGTGGAAGGCTATGGCGCCAACATGGTTCTCAGCTCCCAATCGCAGGCGCTTTATCAGAACTTTCCAGTGAATGCGGAGCGGATGAGCGTAGCGGCCTACTATCGAATCTCGATCGCGGAGATTTTACCCAGCGATGTCGCGCGAGCGCTTTATCTGGATTGTGACCTAGTGATTGAAAGGGACATTCTCGAACTAGTGACCTTCTCCATTGATCACGATATGGCGGTGGCGGCGGTCGAGGACATATCCAGGACGCCCGCATATCAGCGCCTCGACATCCCGCCACATCACTACTTCAACTCAGGGGTCCTGTTGTTGAACCTTCCTTACTGGCGACGCCATTCAATAGGGGAACAGGTGAGACAATTCAAGGACCGATTCGCGGAAAAGCTCACAACGAACGATCAGTGCGCGCTGAACGGGGTCCTCTGGGATCGATGGGTACGGATGCCCTTGTTGTGGAATCAGCAGTCCGGGGTTTACAGGCGGCGTATGCGGCGATCGGGCATCACCGGATACAGCGAGGCGGACTTTCGGCAGGCCATCAAATCACCGGGAATAATCCACTACGTCGGAGCACGGAAGCCATGGGGCGCAGTCTGCCCCCACCCGCTCCGTGACCGGTACCATTACTACCGGGCGCGAACACCGTGGCCATACCGCCGGAAGGCCTCCATGTCAGAATATTTAGTGCGCGTACGGAAGGCCCATCACTATTTAAAGGGAGCCTACTACCGCCGCCAGTATGTCGGTGGCGCAGGCGGAAGGGGGCAATCCCCGAACTGA
- a CDS encoding glycosyltransferase family 4 protein, with protein sequence MTEPVPEKVLHMCLSRSWGGLEMYPARAAQALRMLGWEAHGLAARGSRVAESFVSAGLPCLEIPGMKLAPLWIKRVLDYIQHNNIRVLHAHKSGDMRIAALCVALNPELQLFFTDHMGVTKPKKDVYHRWAYGKVNRIFSISDATYQRNIAAFPVCPEKISRLYPGVDLTDFEFPFGDGAREQLLGSIGIDPSRFVIGLPARISRDKGHLEWVRALGALRRRRSTDDWTAVVIGATDTGNSEDVRFLGQLQSEISEQKVDANIHFLGFQKNILEWLKAMDVVCVPSRNEAFGLGVVEAMAAGTAVVGAETGAIPEVIGSGGGRLVSPDDADAWAAAINDLMDNPHDRSRMEETARQRVEAAFSMSGHARKLIEHYQRN encoded by the coding sequence ATGACCGAGCCAGTCCCCGAGAAAGTACTCCACATGTGCCTGTCCCGGAGCTGGGGCGGTCTTGAAATGTATCCGGCCCGGGCAGCCCAGGCTCTGCGGATGTTGGGCTGGGAAGCCCATGGGCTTGCCGCCCGGGGATCGCGGGTTGCTGAGAGCTTTGTCTCCGCCGGCTTGCCTTGCCTGGAAATTCCAGGCATGAAACTGGCACCGTTGTGGATCAAGCGAGTCCTCGACTACATACAGCACAACAACATCCGGGTTCTCCATGCACACAAATCGGGTGATATGCGTATCGCGGCTCTATGCGTTGCCCTGAATCCGGAGCTCCAGCTCTTCTTTACCGATCATATGGGCGTGACTAAACCCAAGAAAGACGTCTATCACCGATGGGCGTACGGGAAGGTGAACCGGATCTTTTCAATTAGCGATGCGACATATCAACGCAATATCGCTGCGTTTCCGGTTTGTCCGGAAAAGATATCGCGTCTCTACCCCGGGGTGGATTTGACGGACTTTGAGTTCCCTTTCGGTGATGGGGCGCGCGAGCAGCTGCTCGGGTCGATCGGTATTGATCCGTCACGGTTCGTGATCGGGTTGCCGGCCCGTATAAGTCGTGACAAGGGTCATCTGGAATGGGTCAGGGCGTTGGGCGCGCTGCGCCGGCGACGGAGCACGGATGACTGGACTGCAGTTGTGATTGGCGCCACCGACACTGGAAACAGCGAGGATGTCAGATTCCTTGGACAGCTTCAGTCGGAGATAAGCGAGCAAAAGGTTGATGCGAATATCCACTTCCTCGGGTTCCAGAAAAATATCCTGGAATGGCTTAAAGCGATGGATGTTGTCTGCGTGCCATCGCGCAACGAAGCTTTCGGTCTCGGCGTTGTAGAGGCAATGGCCGCAGGTACCGCGGTTGTTGGCGCCGAAACCGGCGCTATCCCTGAGGTTATCGGATCTGGCGGCGGAAGGCTTGTCAGTCCAGATGACGCAGACGCCTGGGCGGCCGCCATCAACGATTTGATGGACAACCCGCACGACCGATCACGGATGGAGGAAACCGCGCGGCAACGGGTGGAAGCTGCGTTCTCCATGTCCGGACACGCGCGAAAGCTGATCGAACACTACCAAAGGAATTGA
- a CDS encoding glycosyltransferase family 9 protein, with amino-acid sequence MPSVLVVRNDKLGDFMLAWPALAWLREMMPAGRIGVLVSRAVADMAAHCPHIDEVIVDDAQPGVALATRLESAGFDASIVLHNDTPTLRALVRGCIGYRLGPASKLAQLWLTDRLIQRRSKSLKPEFEYNCDLIRRFAEDWHIPLPDRPDPPFLAFDGSALERLRHQCQRKYGFADSDRLLLVHPGSGGSAANLSPSAYARLIDAIDAPDVFVLVTSGPGESSIAAEVVRGVRRRGVAHHDSSDGLITFAKLIALGQAFISGSTGPLHIAGALNARTVGFYPNRRSSTALRWQTTNEAARRLAFSPPQSAGESDMAEIDLSEVAVAISRAFL; translated from the coding sequence TTGCCGAGCGTTCTGGTTGTCCGTAACGACAAGCTCGGCGATTTCATGCTGGCGTGGCCGGCGCTCGCCTGGTTACGGGAAATGATGCCGGCTGGTCGGATCGGTGTTCTGGTCTCGAGGGCAGTTGCCGATATGGCGGCGCATTGCCCGCACATCGATGAGGTCATCGTGGATGATGCCCAACCCGGCGTCGCGTTGGCTACACGGCTCGAGTCCGCCGGTTTCGATGCCTCGATCGTTTTGCACAACGATACCCCTACCCTGCGGGCGCTAGTCAGGGGATGCATCGGTTATCGGCTGGGACCGGCCAGCAAACTCGCCCAGCTCTGGCTGACCGATCGGCTGATCCAGCGCCGGTCCAAGTCGTTGAAGCCCGAGTTCGAGTACAACTGCGATCTGATCCGGCGCTTCGCAGAGGACTGGCATATCCCACTGCCGGACCGGCCGGACCCACCCTTCCTGGCTTTTGATGGCAGTGCACTCGAGCGGCTTCGCCATCAGTGCCAGCGCAAGTACGGGTTTGCCGATTCAGACCGGCTCCTCCTGGTGCATCCGGGCAGTGGAGGTTCGGCAGCGAATCTCAGTCCATCGGCTTATGCGCGACTGATCGACGCGATTGATGCCCCTGATGTCTTTGTGCTCGTGACGAGTGGGCCCGGCGAGTCATCTATTGCGGCCGAAGTGGTACGCGGGGTCCGCCGCCGGGGCGTTGCGCACCATGATTCGAGCGACGGACTGATTACCTTTGCGAAGCTGATCGCATTGGGTCAGGCTTTCATCAGCGGTTCGACCGGGCCATTGCATATTGCCGGTGCGCTGAATGCCAGAACGGTTGGGTTTTACCCCAATCGACGATCATCGACGGCCTTAAGGTGGCAGACCACCAATGAGGCGGCGCGGCGGCTTGCCTTTTCCCCGCCACAGAGCGCGGGTGAATCAGATATGGCGGAAATAGATCTCTCCGAGGTTGCAGTCGCCATCAGTCGAGCTTTCCTGTAG
- a CDS encoding O-antigen ligase family protein: MAAFHQSTAPRWLTLAVFLMAALALVLPSGYSIGALLLLIVSVIRVRGRDFRRLGSAESWVFIVMVAYSLVWMLEAMLRGRGIDALDQPSRLLFASLCLVALAKYRLDWGVVWVGIALGSIGGCVVALWQTALEGAPRATGFVGPEHLGNLGALFFSLSVLGGVWFLTVERRYVHALFAAIGGLSALVMVLLSGSRSSWISLLPLLVLAGFTLVRLGHKRLLGGLLLAMLTLAVTAAVIPQSGVAQRVTETAQDLEAYSQGTSPGSVGQRFQIWSGAIQLFQQRPLFGWGESGYRSEMASMADRDVIAEEIATFNHAHNDWLNVLAKKGLFGAIWLFAVYAVPLAFFMKRLIRSVDRETCILATAGAMLVTNFVTYGMAHNALGSNNGVMTYAFWLAVITGGLVERQRQHAQE; encoded by the coding sequence TTGGCCGCATTCCATCAATCCACCGCCCCCCGCTGGCTTACCCTCGCGGTTTTCCTGATGGCCGCTTTGGCCCTTGTTCTGCCCTCTGGCTATTCGATTGGCGCCCTGCTCCTGCTGATTGTGAGCGTTATCCGGGTCAGGGGGCGGGATTTCCGTCGTCTCGGCAGTGCCGAATCGTGGGTTTTCATCGTTATGGTGGCCTACTCTCTTGTCTGGATGCTTGAGGCCATGCTCAGGGGTCGTGGCATCGATGCCTTGGATCAGCCGAGTCGGTTGCTCTTCGCCTCCCTATGCCTCGTTGCGCTCGCCAAGTATCGGCTTGACTGGGGAGTGGTATGGGTCGGGATTGCACTAGGGTCGATCGGCGGCTGTGTTGTTGCCCTCTGGCAAACGGCGCTGGAGGGGGCGCCCAGGGCAACAGGTTTTGTTGGCCCGGAACACCTGGGAAATCTAGGAGCGCTTTTCTTTAGTCTCTCGGTTCTAGGCGGGGTCTGGTTTCTGACGGTGGAGCGTCGATACGTCCATGCGCTGTTCGCTGCAATCGGCGGTCTCTCGGCGCTGGTCATGGTGCTGCTCTCGGGTAGCCGCTCCAGCTGGATTAGTCTGCTGCCTCTGCTCGTCCTCGCGGGTTTCACGCTGGTACGGTTGGGGCATAAGCGCCTGCTTGGCGGCCTACTGCTCGCAATGCTGACGCTGGCCGTAACGGCTGCCGTAATCCCGCAGTCGGGTGTGGCTCAGCGTGTTACCGAGACCGCGCAGGATCTTGAGGCATATTCCCAAGGGACATCGCCCGGTTCGGTCGGCCAGAGGTTTCAGATCTGGTCGGGTGCCATACAGCTTTTTCAGCAACGTCCCCTATTCGGCTGGGGAGAAAGTGGTTATCGGTCCGAGATGGCATCAATGGCCGATCGGGATGTGATTGCCGAAGAAATCGCAACGTTCAATCATGCGCATAACGACTGGCTCAACGTGCTTGCCAAAAAGGGGTTGTTCGGTGCGATCTGGCTCTTTGCGGTTTATGCCGTCCCCCTGGCGTTTTTCATGAAGAGGCTTATACGGAGTGTTGATCGGGAGACCTGTATCCTGGCCACAGCCGGTGCGATGCTTGTGACCAACTTCGTGACCTACGGGATGGCTCATAACGCCCTGGGTTCAAATAATGGCGTGATGACCTATGCTTTCTGGCTGGCAGTCATCACCGGTGGCCTGGTTGAGCGTCAGCGTCAGCATGCGCAGGAGTAG
- the rfaD gene encoding ADP-glyceromanno-heptose 6-epimerase: MIVVTGGAGFIGSNLVHGLNAEGRDDVLVVDDLTDGTKFLNIRDAGVADYLDQNQFLDWLVENGDEAVDAVFHLGACSDTTEWDGRYMMENNFEYSKQALNICLAYRIPFIYASSAAVYGAGHDFRERIGEERPLNVYGYSKALFDQYVEARLPRAGSQVAGLRYFNVYGPREQHKGGMASVAYHHYQQLHADGKVRLFEGCDGYDDGEQRRDFVYVEDTVAVKRWLLENPGVSGVFNCGTGRAEPFNHIAHGVIEYFGRGEVEYIPFPDQLRDRYQSFTEADVSRLRDAGYPGEFRDVRAGVRDYMEWLVGSD; encoded by the coding sequence GTGATTGTTGTAACTGGCGGTGCGGGTTTCATCGGTAGCAATCTTGTCCATGGGCTCAATGCGGAGGGTCGCGACGATGTGCTCGTGGTCGACGATCTGACCGATGGCACAAAGTTTCTCAACATCCGCGATGCCGGTGTCGCCGACTACCTGGATCAGAATCAGTTTCTCGACTGGTTGGTGGAGAACGGGGACGAGGCCGTTGACGCGGTTTTTCATCTGGGTGCCTGTTCGGATACCACCGAGTGGGATGGCCGCTACATGATGGAGAACAACTTCGAGTACTCGAAGCAGGCGCTGAATATCTGCCTGGCTTATCGCATTCCGTTCATCTACGCCTCATCGGCGGCGGTTTATGGCGCCGGTCACGATTTCCGCGAGCGGATTGGCGAGGAGCGGCCGTTAAACGTCTACGGTTATTCCAAGGCGCTTTTCGACCAGTATGTCGAAGCGAGGTTGCCGAGGGCCGGAAGTCAGGTGGCCGGATTGCGCTATTTCAACGTCTATGGCCCGCGCGAGCAGCACAAGGGCGGTATGGCGAGTGTTGCCTATCATCACTACCAGCAGTTGCACGCCGACGGCAAAGTACGGCTTTTCGAGGGTTGTGACGGCTACGACGATGGCGAACAGCGGCGCGACTTCGTCTACGTGGAAGATACGGTCGCGGTAAAGCGCTGGTTACTGGAGAATCCGGGGGTGAGTGGCGTGTTCAATTGCGGCACGGGGCGAGCCGAACCCTTCAACCACATCGCTCATGGTGTGATCGAGTACTTTGGTCGGGGAGAGGTTGAGTACATTCCTTTCCCGGATCAGCTGCGCGACCGTTATCAGAGCTTTACCGAGGCGGATGTCTCTCGGTTGCGGGATGCCGGATATCCGGGTGAGTTTCGGGATGTCCGAGCGGGAGTCAGGGATTACATGGAGTGGCTGGTCGGGAGTGACTGA
- a CDS encoding lysophospholipid acyltransferase family protein, which yields MEQPLRGRGRAIDCLLGLFSHLSLPALHRLGRAVAWLSERLHREERHVARVNVELCFPELSVEERERLARAALRENAKGLFELAALWKWPVPRVLGLIRSVEGADEVDGALAEGRGLLVIAPHHGAWELLQMWLAQRVRLHALYRPPRWADLEMLLNRGRSRSGAIFWPARPSGIRALFKALKAGEAVGVLPDQSPPGEGVFVPFFGRRAKTMTLFGKLAARTDAPVVIGWAERLEHGAGYRLHWRRVTEPVGDADPEVAATALNREIEKVVRECPEQYQWTYRRFSRRPEGWGNPYE from the coding sequence ATGGAACAGCCGCTGCGTGGTCGTGGCAGGGCCATCGACTGCCTTCTCGGATTGTTCTCCCATCTCTCCCTGCCGGCATTGCATCGCCTGGGTCGCGCCGTCGCCTGGTTGAGCGAGCGGTTGCACCGGGAGGAGCGGCATGTCGCCCGGGTCAACGTCGAGCTCTGCTTTCCCGAGTTGTCGGTGGAGGAGCGCGAGAGGCTGGCGCGTGCGGCGTTGCGTGAGAATGCCAAGGGGTTGTTTGAGTTGGCTGCGCTCTGGAAATGGCCAGTGCCCCGGGTGCTGGGATTGATTCGTTCGGTGGAGGGCGCGGATGAAGTGGATGGAGCGCTCGCCGAGGGCCGGGGGCTGCTGGTCATCGCGCCGCATCACGGTGCCTGGGAGTTGCTGCAGATGTGGCTTGCGCAGCGCGTCAGGCTCCATGCGCTCTACCGTCCACCACGCTGGGCCGATCTGGAGATGTTGCTGAATCGCGGCCGATCGCGGAGTGGGGCCATATTCTGGCCCGCACGACCCTCCGGAATCCGGGCCCTGTTCAAGGCGCTCAAGGCTGGCGAAGCCGTGGGCGTGCTGCCGGATCAGTCCCCGCCGGGTGAGGGTGTGTTCGTTCCATTCTTTGGCCGCCGCGCGAAAACCATGACGTTATTCGGCAAACTGGCGGCGCGCACCGATGCGCCGGTGGTCATCGGTTGGGCGGAACGGCTGGAGCATGGCGCTGGCTATCGACTGCACTGGCGACGAGTGACGGAACCGGTCGGAGATGCAGACCCGGAAGTGGCCGCCACGGCGCTTAATCGGGAGATAGAGAAGGTTGTGCGCGAATGTCCGGAGCAGTATCAGTGGACGTACCGGCGATTTTCGCGGCGGCCGGAGGGTTGGGGGAATCCGTATGAGTGA
- a CDS encoding zinc-finger domain-containing protein: MPDPQTHDRPDLIKPNSENRYEVTVDDLPLSCPMPGMYLWNSHPKVYIPVHKTGEGKCPYCGAEYFIRDFDPDDPALAEHHRRE; the protein is encoded by the coding sequence GTGCCTGATCCGCAAACTCACGATCGCCCCGATCTGATCAAGCCGAATAGCGAGAACCGCTACGAGGTCACCGTCGATGACCTCCCGCTCTCCTGCCCCATGCCGGGCATGTACCTCTGGAACAGCCATCCCAAGGTCTATATTCCGGTTCACAAGACCGGCGAAGGCAAGTGTCCCTATTGCGGTGCCGAGTACTTCATCCGTGACTTTGATCCGGACGATCCGGCGCTGGCCGAGCATCACCGCCGGGAGTGA
- a CDS encoding branched-chain amino acid transaminase, translating into MSMADLDGWIWMDGELVPWRDAQVHVLTHTLHYGMGVFEGIRAYKTDRGPAIFRLPEHVRRLFDSAKILGMSLPWSQDEVIEACRAAVRENGLESGYIRPMAFYGAESMGLRADNLQTHLIVAAWSWGSYMGEENMERGIRVRTSSFTRHHVNIAMCRAKANGQYINSMMALQEAVACGYDEALLLDPEGFVAEGSGENFFLIRDGVIHTPELHSALAGVTRDAIMTLAREAGYEVRERRITRDEVYVCDEAFFTGTAAEVTPIRELDGRVIGEGRRGPITTDIQSRFFALVEGRSDAHHEWLTPVA; encoded by the coding sequence ATGAGCATGGCCGATCTCGACGGTTGGATCTGGATGGACGGTGAGTTAGTGCCCTGGCGCGACGCTCAGGTGCATGTGCTCACACATACCCTGCATTACGGGATGGGGGTGTTCGAGGGCATCCGTGCCTACAAGACGGACCGCGGTCCGGCCATCTTCCGACTGCCTGAGCATGTCCGTCGCCTGTTCGACTCCGCCAAAATCCTTGGCATGTCGCTCCCCTGGTCGCAGGACGAAGTCATCGAGGCCTGTCGCGCAGCGGTGCGCGAGAATGGGCTCGAGAGCGGTTATATCCGCCCGATGGCCTTCTACGGCGCCGAGAGCATGGGCCTGCGGGCCGACAATCTGCAGACCCACCTGATCGTGGCCGCCTGGAGCTGGGGCTCATACATGGGCGAGGAGAACATGGAGCGGGGCATCCGCGTTCGCACCTCCTCGTTCACCCGCCATCACGTCAACATCGCGATGTGCCGGGCCAAGGCCAATGGTCAGTACATCAACTCCATGATGGCGCTCCAGGAAGCCGTTGCCTGTGGGTATGACGAGGCCCTGCTGCTGGATCCGGAAGGCTTCGTGGCCGAGGGTTCCGGAGAGAATTTCTTCCTGATCCGCGATGGTGTCATCCATACGCCCGAGCTGCACTCGGCGCTTGCCGGCGTCACGCGGGATGCCATCATGACGCTGGCCCGTGAGGCGGGTTACGAAGTCCGTGAACGGCGCATTACCCGGGACGAGGTCTATGTCTGCGACGAGGCGTTCTTCACGGGAACAGCCGCCGAAGTGACGCCCATCCGCGAGCTTGATGGCCGGGTTATCGGGGAGGGCCGACGTGGCCCGATCACGACGGATATCCAGAGTCGCTTCTTCGCCCTGGTGGAAGGGCGTTCCGATGCCCATCATGAATGGCTGACGCCCGTCGCCTGA